A portion of the Drosophila innubila isolate TH190305 chromosome 3L unlocalized genomic scaffold, UK_Dinn_1.0 0_D_3L, whole genome shotgun sequence genome contains these proteins:
- the LOC117786738 gene encoding bestrophin-1, whose protein sequence is MTVSYAGEVPNGSSFGCFWKILWKWRGSVYKLVWRELIAYLCLYYTINVIYRFALTPNQQVLFNKIRVYFGKQGESIPMSFVLGFYVNLVVKRWWEQYRLLPWPDTLALFISAAIPNSNGGVNNETGRLMRRNIMRYMVLAYVITLQRISLRVKRRFPTTQHLVDAGLMHESEMKIFEAMNQKSPMSKYWMPLVWATNIINRARKDGLIASDHIVQTILVELSDIRRRLGGLIGYDTVCVPLVYTQVVTLVLYTYFIAALMGRQMLPMVLDPKGLEQSDLYFPLFTVLQFVFYVGWLKVAEVLINPFGEDDDDIELNWLIDRHIKAAYMIVDEMHEEHPELLRDQYWECVVPKELPYTLASEHYRRDEPKGSAEKYKVKKEDAMYANIIPGGGKRMLSDDVYADYESVDTPMVERRKNNWLVRQLSRMGSMQIPLNGLGVNVAKTRPRIPTPEVTKDGSTNTASGAVIMAPQQLSTQSTSGMYPSYHSTNTGGTNMHQDSGQVLGTLLLSPIKEMDSSSSNNTLIPGHPATAALAQAVMPTRLKDGFAATTLPAESNITTLSFPFTVATSGGETMPSGTLSILPLTGNAQLPTITTTGSGYDPNDVITTIPVSLSIQRTPSSLSIMELTGAGDGGDSSGSSNGSGGGITTTALLSVTPLNGAGNNNISRQNSFNVSLNLQDANFLRSSVRSAGPTDAVDATISMPRGGKEAAAQTAAAATASSAPSTLAKHKPEPKTGEVYV, encoded by the exons atgaccGTCTCATATGCTGGCGAAGTGCCAAATGGCAGCAGTTTTGGCTGCTTCTGGAAAATCCTATGGAA ATGGCGCGGCAGCGTTTACAAATTAGTCTGGCGTGAATTAATCGCctatttgtgtttatattaTACCATAAATGTCATCTACAGATTCGCGCTAACTCCCAATCAGCAGGT gctgtttaataaaataagagtaTATTTTGGGAAACAGGGTGAGAGCATACCCATGTCCTTTGTCCTGGGCTTCTATGTAAATTTGGTGGTAAAACGTTGGTGGGAGCAATACCGTCTATTGCCTTGGCCCGATACGTTGGCCCTGTTTATCAGCGCTGCCATTCCCAACTCCAATGGAGGCGTTAAT AACGAAACGGGTCGACTAATGAGGCGTAATATAATGCGTTATATGGTTCTGGCTTATGTCATCACCTTGCAACGCATCTCGTTGAGAGTCAAGCGTCGTTTTCCCACCACACAGCATCTGGTGGATGCGGGTCTGATGCACGAATCGGAGATGAAAATCTTCGAGGCTATGAATCAGAAGAGTCCCATGTCCAAGTACTGGATGCCACTCGTCTGGGCCACAAATATCATCAATCGGGCCCGCAAAGATGGACTCATTGCCTCGGATCACATTGTGCAAACGATTCTCGTCGAATTATCCGATATTAGAAGACGTCTGGGTGGCTTGATTGGCTATGATACGGTCTGTGTACCTTTGGTCTATACTCAg GTGGTTACCCTCGTGCTTTATACCTATTTCATAGCCGCCCTGATGGGTCGACAGATGTTGCCAATGGTTTTGGATCCCAAGGGCCTCGAGCAATCCGATTTATATTTTCCGCTGTTTACCGTTTTGCAG TTCGTTTTCTATGTGGGCTGGCTAAAAGTTGCCGAGGTGCTAATTAATCCCTTTGGCGAAGATGACGATGATATCGAATTGAATTGGCTCATTGATCGACACATAAAG GCCGCCTACATGATTGTGGATGAGATGCACGAGGAGCATCCGGAGCTGCTAAGAGATCAATACTGGGAGTGTGTGGTGCCCAAAGAGTTACCCTATACCCTAGCCTCCGAGCATTATAGACGCGACGAGCCCAAGGGATCGGCGGAGAAGTACAAGGTGAAAAAAGAGGATGCCAtgtatgcaaatattataCCCGGCGGTGGCAAACGAATGCTCAGCGATGATGTCTATGCGGATTAT GAGAGTGTGGACACTCCCATGGTGGAGCGGAGAAAGAACAATTGGCTTGTAAGACAGCTCTCCCGCATGGGTTCCATGCAGATACCa CTCAATGGCTTAGGCGTCAATGTGGCCAAGACACGTCCACGTATTCCCACACCCGAGGTTACCAAGGATGGCAGCACCAATACAG CAAGCGGTGCCGTTATAATGGCTCCACAGCAGCTGAGCACACAAAGCACAAGTGGCATGTATCCCTCGTATCACAGCACCAACACCGGCGGCACCAATATGCACCAGGATAGTGGTCAAGTGCTGGGCACACTGCTCCTATCACCTATCAAAGAGATGGACAGCTCATCATCCAATAACACTCTGATTCCAGGGCATCCAGCAACGGCAGCCCTCGCCCAGGCCGTGATGCCGACCAGATTAAAGGATGGCTTTGCAGCGACCA CTTTGCCGGCGGAGAGCAACATAACCACACTCTCGTTTCCCTTCACGGTCGCGACGAGCGGTGGCGAGACGATGCCCAGTGGCACCTTGAGCATTTTGCCACTGACAGGCAATGCCCAACTACCGACGATCACAACCACCGGCAGTGGTTATGATCCCAACGATGTGATCACCACAATTCCCGTCTCGTTGTCCATTCAAAGGACACCCTCGAGTCTGTCCATTATGGAGCTGACGGGAGCTGGAGATGGTGGCGATAGCAGTGGCTCCAGCAATGGCAGCGGTGGTGGCATCACCACAACGGCATTGCTTTCGGTGACACCACTCAATGGAGCcggcaataataatatatcacGGCAGAATAGCTTCAATGTCAGCCTCAATCTGCAGGATGCGAATTTCCTGCGTTCCTCCGTGCGCTCAGCGGGTCCCACGGATGCAGTGGATGCAACGATTTCCATGCCACGTGGTGGCAAGGAGGCAGCAGCACAGACAGCTGCTGCAGCCACTGCCTCCTCGGCGCCCTCAACGCTGGCCAAGCACAAGCCGGAGCCCAAGACGGGCGAGGTTTACGTATAA
- the LOC117788583 gene encoding multidrug resistance protein homolog 65, which translates to MDRDEASITTSDEKSHEEEAPIAAGLEPTPPISFWQLFRYSTYLELFWLFIGFVMCCIKALTLPAVVIVYSEFTAMLVDRAMQIGTSSTVHALPLLGGGKKLTNATREENNEALYDDSISYGILLTIVSVIMFISGIFSVDIFNFVALRQVTRMRIKLFESVMRQDIGWHDLATKQNFAQSMTDDIEKIRDGMSEKVGHFLYLIVGFIITVGISFGYGWKLTLAVSCYIPLVIAVNYYVAKFQGTLTAREQESYGEAGNLVEEILNAIRTVVSFGGEKHEVERYENFLVPARKASQWKGAFSGLSDAVLKSMLFLSCAGAFWYGVNLILDDRSVEDKEYTPAILMIAFFGIIVGADNIARTAPFLESFATARGCAANLFKVIDMPSKIDPLSTDGKLLNYGLRGDVEFQDVFFRYPSRPEIIVHRGLNIKIRAGQTVALVGSSGCGKSTCIQLLQRFYDPVFGAVLLDELDIRKYNIQWLRSNIAVVGQEPVLFFGTIGQNISYGKPNATQKEIEAAATQAGAHEFISQLPESYRTTIGEHGSQLSGGQKQRIAIARALIQNPKILLLDEATSALDYNSEKLVQQALDLASKGRTTIVVSHRLSAIRGADKIVFIHDGKVLEEGSHEDLMAMEGAYYNMVRAGDIKMPDEVEKEDNIDEEKRKSLALYEKSFETSPLNFEKNQKNSVQFDEPLVKSIKDSNKKQEETAAEKPNFFSIFVRIVRIARPEWCYLIFGAISAIAVGCLYPAFSIIFGEFYGALAEQDARVALSRTAVLSWACLGIAVITGLICFLQTYLFNYAGVWLTTRMRAMTFKSIVSQEVGFFDQEHNSVGALSARLSGEAAGVQGAIGYPLSGMIQALSNFISGVSVAMYYNWKLALLCLANCPIIVGSVILEAKMMSNALIREKQVLEEACRIATESVTNVRTIAGLRREAEVIKQYTEEIQRVEIMIRQKLRWRGVLNSTMQASAFFAYAVALCYGGVLVSEGQVPFQDIIKVSETLLYGSMMLAQSLAFTPAFTAALVAAHRLFQILDRKPRIHSPMGTIKNTLAKQLNLFEGVRYRDIEFRYPTRPDAKILNGLDLEVLQGQTVALVGHSGCGKSTCVQLLQRYYDPDEGNIHIDQDDIQHDLTLEGVRRKLGIVSQEPSLFERTIAENIAYGDNRREVSMAEVIAAAKSANAHSFIISLPNGYDTRMGARGTQLSGGQKQRVAIARALVRNPKILLLDEATSALDLQSERLVQQALDSACSGRTCIVIAHRLSTVQNADVICVVQGGRIVEQGTHMQLISQGGIYAKLHKTQKDH; encoded by the exons ATGGATCGCGACGAGGCTTCCATCACGACCAGCGATGAGAAGTCCCACGAGGAGGAGGCTCCAATTGCTGCGGGTCTCGAACCCACGCCTCCCATTAGTTTCTGGCAACTATTTCGCTACTCCACGTATTTGGAACTCTTTTGGTTATTCATTGGATTCGTCATGTGTTGCATCAAGGCACTGACATTGCCAGCTGTGGTGATTGTCTATAGTGAATTCACCGCCATGTTGGTGGATCGTGCCATGCAGATTGGAACCAGTTCGACGGTACATGCTCTACCTCTTCTAGGAGGCGGCAAGAAACT CACAAATGCCACACGTGAAGAGAACAATGAAGCGCTCTATGATGATTCCATTTCTTATGGCATTTTACTCACAATCGTTTCGGTGATCATGTTCATATCGGGCATATTTTCGGtagatatattcaattttgtagcTCTACGTCAGGTGACAAGAATGCGCATCAAACTATTTGAGTCTGTGATGCGTCAGGATATTGGCTGGCATGATTTGGCCACCAAACAGAACTTTGCCCAAAGCATGACTGA cGACATTGAAAAGATACGTGATGGCATGTCGGAGAAAGTGGGACATTTTCTATATTTGATCGTGGGCTTTATCATAACCGTGGGCATATCCTTTGGCTATGGCTGGAAATTAACCTTGGCTGTCAGCTGTTATATACCACTTGTGATTGCGGTCAACTATTACGTGGCCAAG TTTCAAGGCACATTGACGGCACGTGAACAGGAATCTTATGGCGAAGCGGGAAATTTGGTGGAAGAAATACTTAATGCCATACGCACAGTGGTTTCTTTTGGTGGGGAAAAGCACGAGGTGGAGCGTTATGAGAACTTTCTGGTGCCAGCTCGCAAGGCAAGTCAGTGGAAAGGTGCTTTCTCCGGTCTGAGTGATGCCGTGCTCAAGTCCATGTTATTTTTATCCTGTGCTGGCGCCTTTTGGTATGGTGTTAATCTCATTTTGGATGACCGTTCTGTCGAGGACAAGGAATACACACCGGCCATACTGATGATT gcCTTTTTTGGCATCATTGTGGGCGCTGATAATATTGCTCGTACCGCGCCTTTTCTGGAATCCTTTGCCACAGCTCGTGGCTGTGCTGCAAATCTTTTTAAAGTCATTGATATGCCCTCGAAAATTGATCCTTTGTCCACTGATGGCAAGCTCTTGAATTATGGTTTGAGAGGTGATGTTGAATTTCAGGATGTCTTCTTTCGTTATCCCTCACGTCCCGAAATTATTGTTCACCGTGGCTTAAATATCAAGATTAGAGCTGGACAAACTGTGGCATTAGTTGGTTCCTCGGGTTGTGGCAAATCCACATGCATACAGTTGTTGCAGCGTTTCTATGATCCTGTTTTTGGCGCTGTGCTTTTGGATGAGTTGGACATACgcaaatacaatatacaatgGTTGAGATCGAATATTGCTGTGGTGGGACAGGAACCAGTGCTCTTTTTTGGTACCATAG GCCAAAACATTAGCTATGGTAAACCCAATGCCACACAGAAGGAAATCGAAGCAGCTGCCACACAAGCTGGCGCACATGAGTTTATTAGTCAATTACCAGAG AGCTATCGTACCACAATCGGTGAGCATGGTTCTCAGCTTTCTGGAGGTCAAAAACAACGCATTGCCATAGCCCGAGCTCTCATACAGAACCCTAAAATATTACTACTCGATG aGGCCACCTCTGCCTTGGATTACAATTCGGAGAAATTGGTGCAACAGGCTTTGGATTTGGCGAGTAAAGGTCGCACCACCATTGTGGTTTCCCATCGACTTTCTGCCATACGTGGTGCTGATAAGATTGTATTTATTCACGATGGTAAGGTGCTAGAGGAAGGCTCGCATGAAGATCTAATGGCAATGGAGGGTGCCTATTATAATATGGTAAGAGCTGGCGACATCAAAATGCCGGATGAGGTCGAAAAGGAGGACAACATTGATGAGGAAAAAC gcAAAAGTCTGGCGCTCTACGAGAAATCCTTTGAGACAAGTCCACTCAACTTTGAGAAGAACCAAAAGAACAGCGTACAATTCGATGAACCGCTCGTGAAATCCATCAAGGATAGCAACAAGAAACAGGAAGAAACCGCAGCGGAGAAACCCAATTTCTTCAGCATCTTTGTGAGAATTGTGCGCATTGCACGTCCCGAGTGGTGCTACCTTATTTTTGGAGCCATTTCAGCGATTGCTGTGGGTTGCTTGTATCCCGCATTCTCTATCATTTTTGGAGAATTCTACGGTGCACTTGCCGAACAGGATGCGAGGGTAGCGCTTAGTCGTACCGCCGTATTGTCCTGGGCCTGTCTTGGTATTGCAGTTATTACCGGTTTGATTTGCTTTCTGCAAACCTATCTCTTCAATTATGCTGGAGTTTGGTTAACCACACGCATGCGTGCCATGACTTTCAAGTCGATTGTAAGTCAGGAGGTTGGATTCTTTGATCAGGAACATAATTCCGTGGGTGCTTTATCTGCTCGTTTGTCCGGCGAAGCGGCGGGTGTACAGGGTGCTATTGGATATCCACTGAGTGGCATGATTCAAGCACTATCCAACTTTATTTCGGGTGTTTCGGTTGCCATGTACTACAACTGGAAACTGGCCTTACTTTGTTTGGCCAATTGCCCGATCATTGTGGGATCTGTCATTCTAGAGGCCAA AATGATGTCGAATGCCTTAATTCGGGAAAAACAAGTCTTGGAGGAAGCCTGTCGCATTGCCACAGAGTCTGTGACAAATGTCCGCACCATTGCGGGTTTAAGAAGGGAAGCTGAGGTCATTAAACAGTATACGGAGGAAATTCAACGTGTTGAGATTATGATACGACAGAAGCTACGCTGGCGTGGAGTTCTTAACTCTACTATGCAGGCATCTGCTTTCTTTGCCTATGCTGTAGCTCTGTGCTATGGTGGAGTCTTGGTTTCTGAGGGACAAGTTCCGTTCCAGGACATTATCAA gGTTTCGGAGACCTTGCTCTACGGCTCCATGATGTTGGCTCAATCTTTGGCCTTTACACCTGCTTTTACTGCCGCCCTGGTGGCTGCTCATCGCCTCTTCCAGATCCTCGATCGCAAGCCGCGTATTCACTCTCCGATGGGCACCATTAAGAACACACTCGCCAAGCAGTTGAATCTGTTTGAAGGCGTGCGTTATCGTGACATTGAATTCCGTTATCCAACGCGTCCTGATGCCAAGATTCTCAATGGTCTCGACTTGGAGGTGTTGCAAGGTCAAACGGTGGCTTTGGTGGGACACTCTGGTTGTGGCAAGTCCACTTGTGTGCAGTTGCTGCAACGCTACTACGATCCTGATGAGGGCAACATT cACATTGATCAGGATGATATTCAGCATGATTTAACCCTAGAGGGCGTTAGAAGAAAACTCGGAATTGTCTCGCAGGAACCGTCGCTCTTTGAGCGCACAATTGCCGAGAATATAGCGTATGGTGACAATCGTCGTGAGGTGTCCATGGCCGAGGTAATTGCAGCTGCCAAGAGCGCCAATGCTCACAGTTTCATTATATCCCTGCCCAATGGCTATGATACTCGCATGGGCGCCCGTGGCACCCAATTATCTGGTGGACAAAAGCAACGTGTGGCCATTGCACGTGCTCTGGTGCGGAATCCCAAGATCCTGTTGCTGGACGAAGCCACCTCAGCGTTGGACTTGCAAAGCGAGAGA TTGGTTCAACAAGCTCTGGACTCCGCCTGCTCTGGACGCACCTGTATTGTCATTGCCCATCGTCTGTCCACAGTTCAGAATGCCGATGTCATTTGTGTGGTTCAAGGAGGTCGAATTGTGGAGCAAGGCACTCACATGCAACTAATTTCGCAGGGTGGCATCTACGCCAAGTTGCACAAGACCCAAAAGGATCATTAA